From the genome of Symphalangus syndactylus isolate Jambi chromosome 5, NHGRI_mSymSyn1-v2.1_pri, whole genome shotgun sequence, one region includes:
- the CELF6 gene encoding CUGBP Elav-like family member 6 isoform X6: MNRPIQVKPAASEGRGEDRKLFVGMLGKQQGEEDVRRLFQPFGHIEECTVLRSPDGTSKGCAFVKFGSQGEAQAAIQGLHGSRTMAGASSSLVVKLADTDRERALRRMQQMAGHLGAFHPAPLPLGACGAYTTAILQHQAALLAAAQGPGLGPVAAVAAQMQHVAAFSLVAAPLLPAAANSPPGSGPGTLPGLPAPIGVNGFGPLTPQTNGQPGSDTLYNNGLSPYPAAYPSAYAPVSTAFPQQPSALPQQQREGPEGCNLFIYHLPQEFGDAELIQTFLPFGAVVSAKVFVDRATNQSKCFGFVSFDNPTSAQTAIQAMNGFQIGMKRLKVQLKRPKDANRPY; this comes from the exons AGGACCGAAAACTGTTTGTGGGGATGCTGGGCAAGCAGCAGGGTGAGGAGGACGTCAGACGCCTGTTCCAGCCCTTTGGCCACATCGAGGAGTGCACGGTCCTGCGGAGTCCTGACGGCACCAGTAAAG GCTGTGCCTTTGTGAAGTTCGGGAGTCAAGGGGAAGCTCAGGCGGCCATCCAGGGTCTGCACGGCAGCCGGACCATGGCG GGCGCCTCGTCCAGCCTCGTGGTCAAGCTGGCGGACACCGACCGGGAGCGCGCGCTGCGGCGGATGCAGCAGATGGCCGGCCACCTGGGCGCCTTCCACCCCGCGCCACTGCCGCTAGGGGCCTGCGGCGCCTACACCACGGCG ATCCTGCAGCACCAGGCGGCCCTGCTGGCGGCGGCACAGGGCCCAGGCCTAGGCCCGGTGGCGGCAGTGGCGGCCCAGATGCAACACGTGGCAGCCTTTAGCCTGGTGGCTGCGCCTCTGTTGCCCGCGGCAG CCAACTCTCCGCCCGGCAGCGGCCCTGGCACCCTCCCAGGTCTGCCGGCGCCCATCGGGGTCAATGGATTCGGCCCTCTGACCCCCCAGACCAATGGCCAGCCGGGCTCCGACACTCTCTACAATAACGGGCTCTCCCCTTACCCAG CAGCCTATCCGTCGGCCTATGCCCCAGTGAGCACAGCTTTTCCCCAGCAGCCTTCAGCCCTGCCCCAGCAGCAGAGAGAAG GCCCCGAAGGCTGTAACCTCTTCATCTATCACCTGCCTCAGGAGTTTGGTGATGCGGAACTCATACAGACATTCCTGCCCTTTGGAGCCGTTGTCTCTGCTAAAGTCTTTGTGGATCGAGCCACCAACCAGAGCAAGTGTTTTG GGTTTGTTAGTTTTGACAATCCAACTAGTGCCCAGACTGCTATTCAGGCGATGAATGGCTTTCAAATTGGCATGAAGAGGCTCAAGGTCCAGCTAAAGCGGCCCAAGGATGCCAACCGGCCTTACTGA